In the genome of Phragmitibacter flavus, the window GCATCCCGGCGATCACCTGTATGTTTTCCCGCTGGATTTCGAGGTCGTGGTCGATGTCTCGGAAAAGACGGTGACGCTGCTGCGCAACTACGGCGAAAAGAAGACCCTGTTTAAAGAATATCTGGCCATCGACGTGCGGCTTCCTACCTATGTGCGGGCACCGGTTGAGCTGGTGATCAGCAGTCGCGCCGCTTGGAGTGCCGGCAAGCAGGTGGATTCGGCGAATCCGCTTTTTGTCAGTGCTGATAAATGGCTGATGGGGAATCGTCGAGGCGCCAATGGACCGGGGCTCAACATTCGTGCGGTGCCCCAGGCGAAGCCGGTCGTGCCAACAGCTGATCCAAAAACTGCGGATGCCGCAGTGGCCGACGCGATCGAGCCCGGTGTCTTTTTGCAGCGGGAAGATGTTGAAGAGCTGTATACCATCATCCGACCCGGCACTGCGTTTAAAATTACCCGCTGATATAATTTTTTTGCTTCCATGAAACAGATCCTCGATTTCGAAAAACCTCTCGTGAAGGCCCGTGAAGAACTTGAAGAGTTACGCCGCAAGCAGGCCCTTAAAAATACCGGCCGGGTGACTGCCAGTATCACCGAGTTGGAACAAAGAATCATGAAACTTCAGAGCACGACCTATGCTGGACTAACCCCCTGGCAGCGGGTGCAGATCGCACGTCACACCAGCCGGCCTTACATGCTCGACTACGCCAAACTGGCATTTGATGAGTTTGTGGAAATTCATGGCGACCGCCACATTGGCGACGATAACGCCATGCCTGGCGGATTCGCTACCATTGGTGGTCGTAAGGTGGTGTTGATTGGTCATCAAAAAGGCCGCGACACCAAGGAAAACCTGCTGCGCAACTTCGGTAGTGCCCATCCTGAAGGTTATCGCAAGGCACTGCGCCTGATGCGCATGGCGGAGAAATTTAAACTTCCGGTTATTGCCCTTATCGACACGCCGGGAGCTTATCCAGGCATTGGAGCCGAAGAGCGCAACATTGCTGAAGCGATTGCCTTCAACCTTCGCGAAATGATGACCCTGCGCACCCGGATGATTTCCGTGGTGATCGGCGAAGGCGGTTCCGGTGGGGCCCTTGGCATCGGCGTGACTGACCGCATTCTGATGATGGAAAACGCCTACTATTCGGTCATCAGTCCAGAGGGATGTGCCGCCATTTTGTGGAAACATCGTCAACACGCTCCGGAAGCGGCCCAAGCCCTCAAACTTAGCGCGCAGGATCTCAGCGAACTTGGCATCATTGATGGCGTGATTCCAGAACCGACCGGGGGCGCTCACCACGA includes:
- a CDS encoding LysM peptidoglycan-binding domain-containing protein, yielding MGIAGSIIATAYWYYMNVLGHDDALASEIKAIQGNKASLPDPGIRRFNDAVELIAEGKLIEGRNALYALVATFPDSNRATEAKRIIGEINMDMMFSVETNPQKKKYIVQTGDSVGLIARKQETTIECLMRANGLFNHRLHPGDHLYVFPLDFEVVVDVSEKTVTLLRNYGEKKTLFKEYLAIDVRLPTYVRAPVELVISSRAAWSAGKQVDSANPLFVSADKWLMGNRRGANGPGLNIRAVPQAKPVVPTADPKTADAAVADAIEPGVFLQREDVEELYTIIRPGTAFKITR
- a CDS encoding acetyl-CoA carboxylase carboxyltransferase subunit alpha, which translates into the protein MKQILDFEKPLVKAREELEELRRKQALKNTGRVTASITELEQRIMKLQSTTYAGLTPWQRVQIARHTSRPYMLDYAKLAFDEFVEIHGDRHIGDDNAMPGGFATIGGRKVVLIGHQKGRDTKENLLRNFGSAHPEGYRKALRLMRMAEKFKLPVIALIDTPGAYPGIGAEERNIAEAIAFNLREMMTLRTRMISVVIGEGGSGGALGIGVTDRILMMENAYYSVISPEGCAAILWKHRQHAPEAAQALKLSAQDLSELGIIDGVIPEPTGGAHHDHHQAAESLKNGLLKVLEDLDAVADDQLLEQRYQKFRAYGQFTEGAV